Below is a window of Lemur catta isolate mLemCat1 chromosome 11, mLemCat1.pri, whole genome shotgun sequence DNA.
CCATCTCTGAAGACTGCACCAGCTGTAACAGGCTGTGCAGTTGCTCTAGCTCTTGCTTCTCTTCTCAGCCTCTGAAAAGCTGTCGCCTCTGGTGACAATGGATTTTACCGAAAAGTAATGCCAAGTTTCCATGTATTATCTACAATAAATATCAAAATGCCACAGTTTGTCCCTACTTTCTGGATTCTTCGGTTCTCAGAATGCCCAACCAACATTTTCAGGAAGCATTCCAGCTTAATGGGCTTATCAAATACCTTCTTATGCATCAGATTGTGAATAACAAGAAACTGCAAATTGTGCCATGAATCtgataattctttctttctctcttccaacTAAAAGACCCACATTATtagttcattcattaattcatttgacaCATGGTTAACACAGCCTAGCCGCTGTGTCAGATACACTGTATGCACTGGTGAAACAAACTGGTGTAGTTTCTGTACTCACAGAACTATCATTTAGTAAAGGAGACAGACtgtacacaaataaaaatataatgacatgTTAAGAGTTCTAAtgcaaacaaagagaaaatattagtaGGCAGGTGTTAAGTAGATAATGTAGCCAAAGGAGTCAATAATATTGAGGGATAACATTTAGACTAAGACCTGAATGTGAactagtcacaaaaagaaaaaagaagagtttcCAAGCACAGGAACAGCATATGCAAGACCCCAAGACAGGAAAAACCTGTGTTTCAGATACTTGAAGGATAAGAAGAGCCACCTGAGATGAAGTTAGAGATAAACTGGAGCTGGATCACGGCAGGACCACaattaaaagtttttcatttcctCTAGGTAGAATGGAAAATCATTAGCACATATAAACAGAATGGTGATGTGCATAACTTAGGCCACATTTTAAGACTCTCTTTTGCAAGTTTGTGGAGAATGGATTATAGAGGGACAGGAGTAGAGAGAGGGAAGGAACCTGGCAGTTTATACATACactgtgagggagagagagaatccaGGGTGATTCCACCTGGGTGCGTGAGACAGGCTAGGGAGGCCTGGAGGGGTTACAAACTTGGGCGTGGGAGTCAGGTTAAGTTTGAGAAACATCAGAGCTTGCCCTTGCTCATGACCCCAAACCAACAGAGAAGCTGAAGAAGTGAGCCTTGGAGCAGTCTCTCCGAGTCCTGATCAGAAATTAGATCTCCTGACTAGAGAATGCATATTTCATAATGTCTAGTACATCTCTAAGTCCAGACGTGGCTTTCACCTCTCTGTTACTCTGTCCTCTCTCTGCTCAGGACTGCTCTGAGTGACAGCCTGACTGAACTCCAGGTTGCCCACTCAAAACACTACCCTCTCTTGCATCAGCTTAATGGCACACGCAGCAACGCAGCTTATGAGAGAGACAATCAGAAGGCTTTTGCAAAATGAAGGCTGGGTCTAGCAGCCTATCCAGTCCTTCCACCAAACTGAATGACAGGTTTTGCAGGCCTCATTATTTCTCAGGTAATCAATCTGGTCTGCTATGGTTAGTCTCTCCGCCTGGCTAAACTAGCAAAGCCTAATATTTCACCACTCCCTCCTCCATGCTCAGAAGTCGCTCCTAGCTCCTAACCCACACTAGTGATCTTGGCCTTGGTTGATATCAAGCCAAGGAGACATTGAAAGACAAGATCAGGTCATCTTCAATTTGAAAGATCTAGAATTGTCACCATAATGTTGGTGGACCTACAAGTTTGTTGTGCCAAAAGGAGAGAGGAGCCTGCTGACGATGACAAGACCCCACCTTGGACACTCTATTCACCAGGCCTGGAGGGTACCCGGGTCATGGGAGACAAAGAAGGCCTCGGAGCCCAGGAGGGTGAGCCCATGTCCCCAAAGCACCAGCAAAACTGAAAACTATGCTCTGGACAAAAGAGAGAGCTCTCCTCCCGCACACGCAGGACTCCGCAGAGCCCATCCTCTTGGGAGCCACTGAGGCTAGACCCAAACAGCGAAACTACCAGGACactgaaggaggaagaaagaccTTGTTCAGGGGCATTTCTTGGTTCTCACTGAAGCCACCCTCTAGCCCTGTGGAGTTCATGACCTCAGATCCCAGAGCCCTCCTTGCTGCTACACTGGAGCTGCATACTTGCCGGCCGGGAAGCCGGCCTGTCCCTGCCAAACGACCTTCATGGCTTCTCATGTGCTTGGGACTGTGAAAAGTATAGATCAAAAACCAACAGAGGAGATTCTTTAAAAAgcctttaagagaaaaaaatagaagctttATTCCAAAtgtgcctttttaatttttaaaaatatagatatttaaaaggTTTTGTTCCAATAGTTGGAAAATAGTTAAATTACAGTCCTGTCACTCAATAAATTCTGAAGACTCTGAAACAATACAGAACTGTGCTTGTCATAGTACATTTTAAGGGAGAAATACTTGAAATTATGTACGGAATGCAATCACATTCATGAAGAACATACAGAAAACCACCACAACGGCAAAAATGCTGTGAGGAAATGCACCTAATTGCTAATAACTGATACTGTTGTTTGGTGAGAAatagtgttttccttttctgatccTTCCATATTTACCATTATTTCTGTAACAAATTTGCATCCCTATTGAAAGacatattgttttacttttaaaacaaattatacatGAATTCCTCTGCTTGCCTACCCATACCCGTTAAAGAAatagatataatttacatatgtatttcaaaattacCAAAGGTTAGTAACGCTACtatacacaaaatatttctgtgaattaACTTTAAGTAAGTCCACAACTGAATTTGTGGTCAGAACACTGGGATCAATTCTTTTCCGCTTTTTAAGTTaatgtagattcacatgcagttgttaTAAGAAAGAATACGAAGAGATTCCACATACCCTTTCCCCAGCTCTCCCAAATAGTAACTATCTTGCATAACTATATTACAATATCACACCGGAAAAGTGACTTTGATACAATCCATGGCCTTACccagatttcatcagtttttgtGTGCActagtgtgagtgtgtgtgtgtgcttagtACTATGCAGTTTTATCTAGTTTCCAGAATTGGGGAACCACCTTAGTCAAGATTCAGAACAGTTTCATCACTGTTGCTACCCTATAAAGCCACAGCCACCTCCCCCCCTGTTCCTTAACTCCTGGCAATGGTCATCAACTTTTGGCCAGTGAACAATTATTGATACCATGTGTGATTCCCCATGCCAAGAACAGTGACTGATAAAATCCAATAAACAGTGCAGCCTAGTGGTTAGGAGTGCAGGTGGGAACTAGACTAACGGGGTTCAAATCTTGGATGGCCACTTCATGACCCTTGGTGAAGTAGTTAAGCTCTCTATGccacagtttcttcaataaaatgTGCTAGTAATAGAACATCACAGGGTTATTATTACAGAattcaatgagttaatatttgtaaagcaagtagaaagtgcctggcacaatcCTACTCAACTTAGATTATGAGTTACTGTCTAAGAACTTATAATTCAGTAGAGAACACACAAAACTCGAACCAGGTCAGCCTGTGTGACATGACGcaatataaatgtaaacacaGTGTCAGTATCGGGGAGATCACAGGAGAGAGCAATAAATTTTGGCTGCGGAAGGCTGAGATAGGCTTCCCAGGAAAGAGAATATTTGTGTTGGGCTTTGGAGTATGAGTAAGACTTtgacagaaataaaagggaaggaaagatgcTTCATGCTAATAAAACAGCTTGATCTGTGGCCCTGAGGCATGAGAAGGCACCAGCCTTTTCCAGGAAAGACCCAGAACAAAAGGCTGGGAGGAGACTGGGGTGGGACCTGGAAGTCCCAGTGAAGGTTGGGGCCGTGCTGTAATTAGCACTGCAGCGTGGCAATCCCGGAGAAGGCTAGAACAGAGCAGAAAGTGCCTCCTACCCACAAGGCATATCAGGAAAAGAAGATTAGAATGGATGTAAAAGTACTTTCtaaattacaaaacacaaacaTTGGTGATTTATTgtaaacaataacagcaacatgGCTTAAATGCAGTCACCATTCTTGTTAGAAGCACAAAATCTTGAGCGTTTGGTGCAGGGGCATTGTAAGTTATTACTCTGATTCACGCCAGAACCTGCCCTAACCCCCCAGAGCAGCTGCCACTTGAGCCAGGTGTTCTCAATTCCATTCCCTGGCAACCTCAAACCATCCTTTTCCTGGGGTTTCTAAAGGAAGCCCCCAGGCAGAGACTTTGGGGTTTCCCAGTGTCTCTCCAAGTCACTGGCATCATCACCTCAGCTTTGTCACCGTGTCCCCTGTGTTTACCTGACCACCTAGCTATCTGCCTTCATCAGGCTCAGCTAGTCCTGGTCCCTGGACCCTACCTGGCTCAGGCTTCCTTTTTACTATCCCTCCCTTGGGTGGTGCTTCTCTTCCTGTTGCTTTGAGGGGGCCTGACCTCCCGTGTTTGCTGTGACTGTGATTTCCACCGGGGCCTGTGCAGATTTCTGCTTGTCTCTCCCCCAGCTAGTCTTGCTAATTCTCTGGTCCCAGGTCTTCCGGTGACCTGTTTGTTGCTGCCTATGCTTGGGTGTGGCCAAAGAATAAGACCAAATCACCTTGTGGTTCTGTTTTGGAAAATCTTTTCAATCAGCTGCCACATTCTGGTGATGTTTCCTAGTAtagagaaggaggcagaaggcCAAATAGGGCTTATTTCACTTGCTTAACCTAATTATAGGGTTAACTccacataaactggaaaaaagaTTGATTATATTTTGTACTAACATGAGGCCCATTTCTTTTCGTTCTGTTATTCCCATATTCGTGAGAAGAACGAGATGTTGGAATAAATTGCTCTTGCTCAGTGGGCAGTGGTGGTGGTTTACAGTTTGGCTCTGAAAACTAAGAAaccaaaatataagaaagaaaaatatttcccttcCCTCTAAACAAATTTGAGTCTATGAACTAGTCAGAAGATCATGAAGATGAAATGTAACCAAACAGGACTTAGCAAGAGAGATCCCCAAGTTCTCCTAAAACGATACCTTGTTGTCCTCCATGTCACTCAGTAGTCTCTCTTCTCAAGCCAGGATTGTAACTTCCATGACAAATATTCATTCTGAAGTTGATCCATGGAAGATATGACTTAATAGCATGTATGGTAAACACAACACCTTCCCAACAAGACACATCAAGACACGTTCCCATGCCCATCCGCATCTTAGATAAAGCTCACTTgcagacattaaataaaatttgatcatataaacaaaacatccaagtttatcatttgtaaaaaaaaaaaaatcactgatcaaGTTTGAAAAAATGCCAAAATTTTCAATTTCCTAAGACATTATGCAAATCCTTTTGTACAGTCAGACCCTGTATCTTTTGAAGTTTTGTGTAAGGGTGCTATCCAGGTTATGGAAGATTGGATCTTTGCTTTCTGACTACCCCCTGGCAGAGGGCCAGTGATAGGAAGTACAGCATAAATGATGACAGAGGATGATTTTTAATTACTGCAATAGGATAATCTATTAAGAAATTAATTGTGCCCAGTTTCTCATTGCAGCAGACACCTCAGTGAAGGACAAAAGCTTATTTTCTTTCCCCCCACAGGCTCCCACCATCTATTGCCCCCACTCACACCCCCAGGATGGTtttcattgaatttcttttgaaaaatctaagAGTGTCTCAAACTCTGACATGTATAAAAATCACCTGAGGGGCTTGTTAAAATGGATATGTCTGAGTCTCTCCCTGGAACTGCCCATTAAGATTTCTTGGGGTGAGGCCTGGGAAccacattttaaacaaattcccTCAGAAATTCAGATCCAGGGGTGTTTCTAAGAACATTCTTTGAGAAACATTAGgtcaaaagaaagacaaacaaacaaaccaccgAAATGCCTGGATATAGGACCAAGGGGAGCTGAAAATTTGGAGGAAAGGGCCAGACCATGTTAGCCTCTTATCCCAAGTTAAGGGGCTTGGTCTTTATCCCAGCAGTCAGGGGCCACCATAGAGTTTTAAGCACAACTGTGACATGGTAAACTTTGCAGCTCACAGCTCACATGTTACCCTCTCCAAGAAGCCTCCGTCCTAGTCCAGGACAGGTGCCTGCTCTTCCATGCTCCATATTAGCCTGCGCATAGTTCTAACTCTCCACTGACCACACTGTATTGACATGATCCATTTGATTGTGTTATCATTCTAATCTGTCCTCCACCAGTTAGCTTCTATGGGTAAGGAAATGATTTActcacagtgcttggcatacagtaggtgcccTGTAAATGTTTAACCAAGTGAACAATTTCCATTTACCAAATGGTCTTCATTCTTCACATGAAAGGCAACTTCACTGCCCACCTTCCCTTGCTCACATGGCCTAGAATGcttcatctctttcctttttttttttttttagagagagaaagtctcactctgttgcccaggctgcagtgcagtggtgtcatcatagctcaccccAGTCCcgagctcctgggctcatgccattctcctgcctcagactcctgagtagctgggtctacagatGCCTGACACcaaccctggctaatttttaaatttttatttattgtagagtcgagggtctcaaactgctggcctcgactgatcttcccacctcggcctcccaaagtgttacagacgtgagccaccactgtgcctggccaaatgCTTCATTTCTAGCAGAGAAACTGGGCCCTAGTTCTAAACCCTTCGTAAACCAGAGGATATCCATCTTATGGAAGGAGTCAGAATGAAACGTCAGATGCCTGAAGCTTTGATCATATTGCTGTGAAGTTAATTAGCTCACGTttttatgtttcagaaaataaCTAAAGCTCTCACAAAGTCCACATGTGTAAAAGCCCCTCAAAATGTACCAGCAGCTGATTCTAGCACGAAAGCACGCGGTGTCCACAGTCTTTTAAgtcctaaaaacaaaacacctggaTTCTGTTCTGgagcaaccccccccccccccacgccAGCTCCAAGCACCTGTTTCAATCTGGCCAGCCCTTCCACTCTCGCCCTCCTCCCCCCGCAGTGGTGGAAGTAAGGAAGGGgcaagaagaatttttaaattctgattttgtttttataaagaaggCAAGAAACATTCCAGGAACTAGGAATCATAAAGATCACCACTGAGAGAGTCCCTTCCATTCTCAGAGAATTGCACTGAGACACCAGTTGGGTGGAAAGCAATGACCCAGCCCCGGCTGGCGAGCACCTCCTGCCTTACCTGCGAGCCTCCTCGTGCAGTTGCGTCCAACCCACAGTCTGCGCCTCGGCCAGCTTCCCCTGTGTCGTGGGTTCTTCCGGCTTGTTCTTCAGCCTCTGAGTGCTGCTCTGTGCACTAAGGACCCGCAAATCAGTACGGGGACTTTGGCGTACGGAGACTACGGGGTCGGGGAAGGCAGATAGGAAATGGACAACCCCGTGTTTAGGGCTCCCTCCAGAAGTGGCCTACCTCCGTTCACTCGGAAGGGCTCAGGAGGGCCCCTGTGTTCCAAGCCCCAAACCACAACCCAAGACCACCAAATCCGCCTGAGGATGCAGCCCTGCGGGACCCAGCCCTCCGAGGGCCCCCTGCAGCCTTTCTCCCCGGGCTTCCGCCGAGGGAGGGGCCTCCTGAAGGAGACCCACACCTGGCCGCCCAGGTGAGCGCTCTCAGTCCTTGCAGCTGCCCCACGCCCCTACGTCCCGGGCCCGCCTCgccccgggggtgggggtgagggggcgCAGGCTCGGGCTGCGGCTCCCCCGGCCCCTGCGGGCTGCACACCTGCCGGCCAGCGAGGCTTCATTAGGCCGCCGTGCAGCCCCCGCGGCCGCAGTTCGGGCCATGGAACCCGCGGAGGATCCCTTCGAGGAACCGGGGGGTGAGCGTCCTCCCGCCCGACCCTTAGCCTCTGGCGCGCGAGGGGTCGGGCTTGGGGGGCTTTTCTGCAGGGCGGCCTCGGTTGGCCCAAGGCagggatgggtgggtggaagggagggaggaggccgcCCTCGCCGCGCCCTGCACTTTGGGGTTCCGATGGCCCAGGAGCCCTGCTGCTGTAGGTTCTGACGGTCCTCCCCTTCTCACTGGGGCCTATCGCTGTAGGTGACTGGGCAGGTACCAGGTCCTATGTATCAGGTTCCTTGCTACAGGACAAGCTCTCCTAAAATGCTGTAAAACTCCTTCCCCACCATCTGGCCTTGCCCCGCACCCCATGGAGGCAGGCAGGCCTGCTCGCCCTCTCCACCAGCCTCAGACCCCCTCATGCAAGGCGGGCCTGACTGCACCCTAAGAAACAACTTGGTATAGCTCCTTAGCCCACAACCTTCCATCTTTCTTTACACGTGGGTAGGAAGTAGTTCCTTAAGACGTTATCTCTCGTGCAATTTTCGTTAAAATAGCAATAACTTAGTTGCTAGTTAGCATTCGTTTACAGATATTCCAGTTTAGTTGGAAATGATAAAGTGGTTGAGTGAGTTGGGTGTTGAAAGTGGAGGGAACGTTTGGTGGCCCCAGGAAGGACTCTCTGTAGTGATTAAGGGCACAGAATATGCTCACTGTGCTGGGTGATCTCGGACAAATCATGGAACTTTCTAATCCTTTCTTCATCTGTTAGAAGAATAGTGCCTTCTTCACAGGGATTAAGTGCGTACTGTACTAACCTTTGCAAGGTGCTTAGCACCGTGCCTGGAACATGGTGAGCCAGTCTTTcctcaaagaaaggaaaacaagcaTTCAGGATGACTGATGGGGGGTTTTAGTTCCAGCTGGGTCACTCTTTCTTTACTTGAAAAAGAGAGTTGGCCTGGGAGTGAGGTGCTGCTTTGCAGAGAGGGGGAGAAAATGGGTGCAGCATGGGGGGAGCAGGGCAGCGATGGGGCAGAAGCAGGATGGTGGGGGCAGAGTGAGCTTTGTGGAAGGTGAGGATGGTTGCTCCTGCTGTCTCCTTTGATGTCCTTGCCTGGGCTTCTGCAGACTATCTGATCCTGCCTTGTCTCTTCTCCAAGCCAAAAATCCCTATTCTGTAGCAAAAACAGGATCCAGTCTTAGAAGAAGGAGAACCTCAGTCAATCTGTTTCCCTGTCTTCCTAAGccatccctaaccccaacatttGTTCCTTAGAAATACCCAAACAGATGTCTCTCCTTCAAACTCATACCCCTTGTATCTGGGAAGAAGATAGGGAACTCACAGAAAGTGAGCACCCTCAAATTAGGAGCTACTGTGAGCTAAAACCCCCTTAGGGCTGCATACATTTGTTCACATTTTTCAGTTGGGTAGTCAAGGTATGTCTGGAATTATCACCTCATTTGATAGGTTGGCAAATTAAAGCTTAAGATCAAATGACAAATCAGCTGCAGAACAGGAATCAGCACTTCCTGTTAGTCCGggctctgccttctccctggtGCTAAGGTCAGTGGGTGCTGCCTCCCCACAGGCCAGGAAGGCGGAGGCAGCGCCCTGGCTGCcgggctgcaggaggaggagccGCTGCAGGGTTCGGCCCCTCAGGCTCACGATGCCCCACGTGAGGAGCCGCCACTCTCCTGCACCATCTCAGGAGAGAAGACGCTGTCAGAGGTCTCTGCAGGTCTAACTGGGGCTGCTGCTGGGAGAGCATGCCAGCAACCTGGCTCCAGGGTGCTCCACAAAGACAGAACTCTAGCCCCAcctggaccccagccccagggggaAGATTGTTCCCTCCCAGTGGGAGAGGTGAAGACGGGGAAAAGGCTGCATTCGCCAGGCCCTGGTAAGCAGAAGAAGCCGAGTGCTGTAGTTCTGGCCTCAACGTCATCTCCAGGTGTCACCAACTCAGTCCACACCAAACACAACCCAGTGCCTTGTGGGTCGGGCCGGGGGCCCTGCCACCTGGCCAACCTTCTCAGCACATTGGCCCAGAGCAGCCAAAACGCAGACCAGAAGAAGCAGCCCCCAGAAGTGACCTGCCAAGTTCGGAAAAAGACTCGAACGCTATACCGCTCAGGTAAGTCCGTAACGGTGAGAGGAAACCCGAGAGATCTGGTGCCATCCCGGGAAAGGTGGGACTGCACAGACAATGTAGCCCCGGGAGACCAGAGGGGTATGGTTAGTTTATGTGTCCATTTGTCCTGGATCCTCTCTTGGGCCATGGCAGTGCCACCACCTCTGACCCTCAGAGGGGAAGGGTGGGTTGTCTCACCAGAAAGTGAGATTGGGACCAGGGTAGAAGGTTAAGGAAAGTATGTGTCACACAGGTCTCTGCCACTACATCCAAGAGCACGAAGACCCAGCCCAATGGGGAACTTAGCTGTGAAAGGctttgggggaggggctgggttgAAGACAGTGTCCCATCTGCTAGAGACACCTGGTGGGCATCCTCTCCTGCCCTGTCACTGGTGTTCATCCTTCTTGCacaagtttcttctttttctagaccAGCTGGAGGAGCTAGAGAAGATATTCCAAGAAGACCACTATCCTGACAGCGATAAACGCCGGGAGGTCGCCCAGACGGTGGGGGTCACCCCCCAGCGCATCATGGTAAAGGGAGCCGGCCCACCGcatggtggtgggggtggaggaccTACTGATTGGGATGCTCCAGTTGCAGAGCAGAGTGCTCAGTGGCAGGCGGAGCAGGAGCTGAAGTCAGGTCTCAGACGCAGCCGTGCTCCTGCCTGTCTGCACAGCCACGGCCTTAGACTGGTAGAGGAGGACACCCAGAGACCTTTCTATAAAACCAGCCTGACAGGCATCTGAAGCAAAGTGGTGAAGTGACCCCTAAAGTCCTGTAGCTCACCATGTGACAGTCATCCGTATTCTCCACCCCTTAGTCTCTACCCCTCTTCTCAAATTCTTCAAGTGCCTTTCCCCTGTAGGTGTGGTTCCAGAATCGCCGGGCCAAGTGGAGAAAACTGGAGAAACtgaatgggaaagaaaacaaggaCAATCCTGCAGCCCCGGCCCCTGGCTCTGCCAGCAGTCAGTGCAGGTAAGAATTTCTCCTCTTCCTGTATCATCCCTGTAGGTAGAAACGGGCCATGCTAGGATCCTGAGGTCTAGGAGGAGAGAGTGTTGGGAGGCTGGGCAtgagtcctggggttgttggctAACACTTGGAGCAATTTTTGGCTGGGATGGGATTGAAAAGTTGCCAGTGCCTCGTAGGAGGCAAAGTCTGGGAATCTGGTGTCTCTTTCCCTGCACTGGGCTCCAGTCTGAATTCAGAGACCACCAGAGCTACAGTCTTTATTCCCTCTGCTTCCAGCTCTGCAGCTGAGCTCCCACCCACGGTGCCTGTGGACCCAATGCCTGAGCCCTTCCCTCAGGAGCCTCCTCTGGACACCTTTCCAAGTGAGCCCCTCCCTTCAGAGGGTGAGCTGTGGGGAGACAGCAGCTAAGAAGACAGTGAACACAGAGGGTCCTTGCTTGATAGTGGAGGGAGTGGGCCAGAGCTCTGCAGTGTTTGCAGCCCATGGGGCTGGGCGTTGCTTGTGTCTACCATTCAGCAACCCCAAACCTGCCTCCCCACTTTCTTACCCTTATAGtcctttgcttgcttttcctAGAGCCCCCCATGCTGCTGACCTCTGACCAGACTCTGGCTGCCACCCAACAGAGTGAGGGTGCCCAGAGGGTGGTGGTGACCCCACCACTCTTCAGCCCTCCACCTGTTCGAAGGGCCAACCTTCCTTTTCCCCTTGGCCCTGTCCATACCTCCCAACTGATGCCTTTGCTGATGGATGTTCCTGGTGGTGACAGCAGCCACAGGGATGGGTCCTGGGGAACAAGGTATGAAACCTAAGGTGGGGGGAGGTCACGAGTTATCTTGGGAGGGGTAtacaaggagagaagagaggtagaccctgggagggggaggggtaaCTGAGAGGAGCAAGGAGCAGTATATGAGATGGGAGTAAAAGGACAAGTGGGTTTGGGGTGGAGCAATCTAGGATATCAAAGCAACAGAGCGcgggatgaggaagaggaggacgcAGCAGTGGAGCTGCAAGCCTGGGGTCACCATGAAGACGGCAGGAAGGGACTCCCCTGCTGTATGGTAGGAATGAGGAGGCCACCCCCACACCTCACCAAATGCTCCTGTTCTCCACAGCATCGACCTACCACCCCTCTGCTCATTTTTGGAAGAGCTGGAAACTCAGGATTCCCAACAGAGCAACCAGCTGGGCCCATTCCCATTCTCCCAGCCTCTTCACAGCCAGCTCTTCCAGTCCCCGCAGCCCCAGTTTCCACCCCTGCACGCCTTCCCCTTCCCGGTGCCCAGCCCGCTGACGCTGCCCCCCGCCAGAAGACACCCTCTTCACATTTCCCTGTGGCCCTGGCGGGGGCACATCCCAGGGCTATTGCCCCGGCCCTGCCTCAGGGCAGATGCTGCTGCAGCCACCTGCTGGGAATATGGGTGAGTTGGGGctggaagaggagggaggcccCCTTTGTgcttggggaaggggagaaggatgGGGAGCCCCATAATCTGAAGGGCAGGCAGCGGCAGGGCATGGGTTGTGCCCCTGGTTCTCTTTATTAAGCTCTTCTTCCTTGAATATCTGGGAGGCTGCAGGGCAAAGTGTGAATAGGCAAGAGAGCTTTGGGGTTTGGCACCAGGAAAACCGAGGCTTGAGGTCCAGCTGGTGCCTAGctctcctgagcctcagtttgctagCAAAATAAGAGTCCCATATGCTAGGGGGATCTGGTGAGGATTAGAAGCAGATGAGTGAGAAACACTTGGCACGGTGGACGGCAGCTATATTAGTACTCTGCTGGGCCACTCGGACCTCTGAAGTCCCAGAAGCACCCATCTAATTAAGACCAAATTCTAGcagaaggggaggaaaaacaTGTCCAGGTGGTACTGGTCTCCTTGCTGCCTATGTGAGACAGGGTTGGCCTGGCCTGCGATCCACTTCGTGTTGATGTTGCCAGACTGCAGGACCTTGAGTCCAGGGGCGTGTCTGGTCCACACGGGAGAGCCTGATGGTGCCAGCATTTCACCCAGACTTGCACTGGGGACCTCAGCTGTGTTTctgcagaggtggggggtggggtggtctCTGTTACAAAACACATTGAGTGATGGTTTATGCTTAGTCCTGTCCAGTAATTCCTTTACCCTTTGACCCTACAGGCACAAGCCCCTGGAATGACCCCTGTATGCCAGAACTGCCCTTTCCTGGTCCGTTCTGTCCACAGACCCTGGGACATCCCCCAGGAGGAGACGGCTACTTCCCCGATCTATTTCCAGCTCCCTGTGCTCAGATGACGAGCAGACAGCCGTCACCTGGTCTCACCCGGCTGCCTGAAGGCGC
It encodes the following:
- the NOBOX gene encoding LOW QUALITY PROTEIN: homeobox protein NOBOX (The sequence of the model RefSeq protein was modified relative to this genomic sequence to represent the inferred CDS: deleted 1 base in 1 codon), with amino-acid sequence MEPAEDPFEEPGGQEGGGSALAAGLQEEEPLQGSAPQAHDAPREEPPLSCTISGEKTLSEVSAGLTGAAAGRACQQPGSRVLHKDRTLAPPGPQPQGEDCSLPVGEVKTGKRLHSPGPGKQKKPSAVVLASTSSPGVTNSVHTKHNPVPCGSGRGPCHLANLLSTLAQSSQNADQKKQPPEVTCQVRKKTRTLYRSDQLEELEKIFQEDHYPDSDKRREVAQTVGVTPQRIMVWFQNRRAKWRKLEKLNGKENKDNPAAPAPGSASSQCSSAAELPPTVPVDPMPEPFPQEPPLDTFPKPPMLLTSDQTLAATQQSEGAQRVVVTPPLFSPPPVRRANLPFPLGPVHTSQLMPLLMDVPGGDSSHRDGSWGTSIDLPPLCSFLEELETQDSQQSNQLGPFPFSQPLHSQLFQSPQPQFPPLHAFPFPVPSPLTLPPPEDTLFTFPCGPGGGTSQGYCPGPASGQMLLQPPAGNMGTSPWNDPCMPELPFPGPFCPQTLGHPPGGDGYFPDLFPAPCAQMTSRQPSPGLTRLPEGARPGTGPLLSKVSKEQPATSLEQPWALEEAREEDKNSQVP